The window TCACCGCTGCAGGGCCAATAACATGGGCATACAAATCCATCTCTGTTTGGGGCACGTCTTCAATTCCTGGGATGCTGTTGGGTGTGAGGGTCGTATCCAAACTCACAAGATTGCGGGGATCTAGTATTCTGACATCACGTAGGAAAGTACTGCCAGGCTGTCCCCTGCCCTCATCTGTGTACTTCTTCAGTTTCTGGTAAGCGTCGGAGAATGCTGATCTGAAATGTAAATTTCAAactgatattttttttacatcATATGGCTGTATTAGTCATAGGCATAGCCTATGGTTGTACAAAAAcgttttacaagtaatttattACTAGTAGTTTCCAGTGCCTGGTGGCTTTGCAGCAATGATTTTCCTTATTAAAAAAATGGATACGTGCACGCAAATGTTATTCACCTGACAGTGTGAGCAACATCAGACTTCTCGTCGCTGGTAAATGACATCGATGTGCCTTGGAAGCAGAAGTCCAACTTGTCTTCACTTAATGAAGAATTCGAGTGAAGGATGCATAGGAGACTCTCCATTTTGTTGTGTGACTGTGTTACATGAGGGATTCTCTGTTGAAAATAATCCATTAGATGCATCAATGTTGGGCCAGTGTAAGCAACAACCCTGAGCTGGGCGTGCAGCATCTTCATGAATGTGTCATCTCCATACATTTCCTCAAGCCGCAACAACGAGGCACTTGCAGCATTTCTACCACATCGTTGAATCTCTTGGGTGATGAAATCCTCATAGACGTTAAAGTGCTTCGCGTGGTACACAGCTGAGTCAAACCATGCTGACCAGCTCTTCGTTGATGGATTGGGAGGCATAGTAGCTTTGCCCTGGAGATCACCCGCACAGTCATTCATGTATTTCAGGAAACGAGCTTTGCGTCCACttggaataaaaaataaattcctcATGCACTTGGCGAACTCTGTGACAAAGCTGAAATGTCGCTTAAAATCACCAGCCACTAGACTTATGATGTGGCTGTGGCAGGTGATATGGACACAACTCGAGAACAAACATGAAAGAGTTTCTCTGAAAGCCTTTTTCATGTAAGTAGCATTGTCAGTATTAaaaatcaggacacgatcaaaGTCTATTCCATAGTCATTGATAGTCTTAACAACTGCTTGGGACAcagttttgttatttgtttctgtcacaAAGTGCGTATCTAACAGGTAGGCAATGTTTCCGTTACTGGGAGAAAGCTCGTCAAAGTCCAGAATTGTCGCCATAACGTCTATTACACAACGACCATTATCGTCGCAAAGCTCGTCTACCATGATAGCGACGTTTGCCTCTTTTATTTTCTGCTTAAGTTCTTCCTTTTCCAACTCATAAACATCTAATAAGTGGTCCCGAAGCTGTGTGCCCTTAGGGATCGCACCACCATTGACTACACGGGAGAGAAGAAATTCACGCATTACAGGATTTTCTGATTTGTTTAGCGGTATGTTTGCAGCAGCACACGCCCTTATCCACTCATGGCAGACTTTCACTTTCTCTTCGTGTGCTGGAGTTTTGCACTTAAAAGAAGTCTTCAATGTCTGTTGTTTCGCTCGCTTCGAAGAGGATTCGTTCATTCGCTTGATGTGTGAAACAGCCGAAAGGTGATTGTcaagaactgacttccggtggTGATCCACAACAACATTACAAGTTGAACAAAATAACAAGTTGTCATCTGCACGGAACTTCCCGGGATACTGCTTAGCCCGCTCTTGTGGCGTAATGCTACATGgctttttctttggtttcaCCAGAAACTTATCCATTTTCAAAgcgaaaacagcaaaaacgcgAAAAAGAAAGGTTTTTTGCCGCCAAATCCAAGCGGGcgcttttttcttttcctaGCTGTCAttgggtttttttcttccaatcaTGGCGCGTGTTATATAAAAAGTAGAGCACATGCCCCAAACGGCCAGCAGCATAGAACGCCTGGAATGCCTTGTTTAGTTGAACGCTTTTCGCAACGAAGCGGTGGCTATTTGCTGCGAAAATGTACCGTATTTATGGAAAAAACTGCCATCCATCTCTCAAGGTATGAAAAAAGCATAGCTTATAAatagatttttcaaaattttccagcaTTATGCGCCATTATGCCTTTTTTTCGGAATTATGCGAATTATGCGCTCAGAGCTGAATTATGCGATTTCGCATCGGCGCATAATTCCGGAAGGTCTGCTCTAACATCTGGTTGAGTTTCAGTTTTATCACACTTGGTAGATACGTGTCACCATGTGCTTGTGCTCATCACAAAAATTAATCTCTTTTGGGCAAGGGATGGGTGACTCAGATTGTAGAATATCCCACATGGCTATCCTCTAAGAATTAATGATTTAGGGATCCCAAAGCTTTGGAATTTTGAAATGTAGGGTGCCCAGCAGCTAATTTTTGTACAAATTTAAGATTTCCTTGTCGCACAAAGGCAAAAGCTAGTCACCAGGAGCCACATGGCATATTTGCTAGAGCACAGCCCTGcctcattttctttgtttgtttccatatcattgttttggcttttttttctttgtcatttCACTTCTTGTGATGGCAGATAGCAAACTGTCAGCATCCCACAAGGGTCTCTTACAGGGCACCTTGTTATGATAAAATACATGGCCGCATTTGAAGCGGCAcactgctagcagagcctttcttttgcttgctcgattttggcattctcgagaaaggctctgcatgaatcgagtaagatctttattgaatatgcgctgcatgttgccaggatacagtctcgaacccaagcctaatatgcctgatcgcgccgccatcttggtttttcatggtacagcgggctcaattataaccatcggttttgtcactaaacggacgcttgcactggaaaaaccggtttaacgagagaaaacaagattgactagtccagaagttcgggctgcggcggcttcaaagagttgacgcgatttgggcagagcctccttttctcttccttagtaaagaaaaagacaaaaagaggctctgctcgcagggtgttgAAGCGGTAGTAAGCAAGTTGACTTAACTCATTGACCCCTgaggagtgagacttgacagattttactctggctaataccagacaattttatttaagtggacTGGGagcgtcctagggcgtttgaggagTGGATGTGTAAATAAATCGATAATCAGTCAGAGTAAAATTAATAGAGAAAAAAGATCAGGTTACATGTACCCTCTTGTTGATGTGAATATTAATTGTACTTGTTTATTTGATCAGCATCTAAAGGACCTACAAAACTTCAACGGCTTGATGGCGGTAGCAGGGGGGTTAACAAGTTCAGCGTTATCAAGATTACACCAAACACAGGAACAACTCTCTCTTGATTGTAAAGAGGTGAGAGCAATTCAATTTATGTTGTCTCAGTTTTGAACAATCTTTCCAGTCAATGTCAGTGTCATAATTTAGCTTGAGGGAAATTTAGCTAATATCTCAGAGAACATAAGTATATTTTTATCCTATCATGGTTTTTCATAGAGGAAACACCACTACCCCTAATAATTATGAACATCAAAGTGTTGTAAAACAGCAACTTTGGTTCATCATCTTTATTGTGACAAGACCAAAAACACTTTCAAATGCCATTTAAAAGCTGTAACAAGTTGCAAAGTTGTTGAGACACTCCcgttaaaataaccgaaaactacagacgattttactcgtcaatggggaacccccaggtctgaggagtcaatggattaagtaGGCAGGGATGAAACTGTTGGTAGGCGGGAAAATCCCGGCCTCTGGCCCTTATGACTGTCCTGTACAAATGTACAAGAAGATAGAGCGTCAGACTAGGGTCTtttaataactgaggagaaagtgctgacTTTTTAATCAATGCATCCACTTTCAAATGGATTGACTTCAAGTCTTCAGGTGGAAGGTGTATAAGCACTGTAAACCTATTAAGGACCGCATCTTACAAGTTTCATTAGGAAGTTTAAAATCTTCAACACCACGGCAaagaaaatgtcacaaattttgcatagttaatgagcaaaaacaataacttGCACGATCTGCACgagcatttttttatttttgtacatttctttcatgtttttggCAAATCTGCGACGTCCAGTGACCAATTTTTAAGTTTTTTGAAGAatgtgaacacaaggcagcgaatttgaatttcctATTGTAACTTCATGaacgcacctcctaattcagttcctggaaagttgcattagtttttagaagttagacaacgatgtaatgatgaaaaaataataataaacctgaacttgcaattttaaatgatgTTTTTCTTACCGTTGCatcatagatcttaaactctGTATTAAAATTCTGGTGGACTTTAAAGAAGTTGCGCACTGTTGGGAAAGAGTAGATTGCAGAGGTCCTGGGGCTGGTTGCTCGAAGCTTGGTAAGCGCTAACCGTTgattaagaggtatcaaaacctatacaatgtaggtttccatggtatttaacactggttagtgctaaccatgctttgaACAACCCGGGCCTGGTGGTTTGATCTGGCCCTGGATGAATACCTTGTAGGGGTGGGACCTTAAGTCCCATTGTATTTTCATCTTTCACTAGGTcagacaaagaaaatttaatgttatgtGTATACTTAACATGTTCactacatctacatttttcaGTTCTTGACGCTTCTGATGCAGTTTTTGTCTTCTGATGGGAATTATGCCCTCTACAGGAAAGCGTTGGGTGATGCCTCTGGGTTCCTTATACCAATTTTGTAAGTTTCAATGTGGGTATATTGATCGTTAGCTACAGTGTATAGTAGAGTCAAGTCAAGAAGTTTACCTACAGTAGATACATGTACCATAACCACAACAAAGTGCAGGCAAGTGTTCTCAACAACACCCAGATTAGTATTAAAGGCAAGCTACCAAGGAGAAGAAGAAATGGGATCCTTTGAGAAAacttttaaagtaaagtaagacAAAAAAGTTAGTCTCGCATTATCCCTGTTACACCTTCACATTGAGCGACAATCAAACAAATAGACATATGTACAAATAAATATACTTGTAACAGTTCCGCCTTACCGTAAAATAAGATATCAATGCACTTTTcagacatgtacatgtatttagctACCATATAACTTTAATTTACTTTACTCTCTACTTCTGTTCActagtttgttttattttgtaacTGTATACCCTTTTtctcccttaaaaaaaaaaaaagaaggaaagctGTAGTGTCATCAGCCATGAGGTTAATATGCTTCCCCGATAGTTGGTCAGGAAATTGCTTTAATGCAAACAGGGcagcaagagaaaaaaaagttactagGGAATCTGAAATTTGGCTCAGTGCCAAAGGGTTTCtatacaatttttttaaaggccTGTCCCTCAATTAGTTGGGACTGGTCTTCAGCTTTTTCTGGGTTTTGACCCGAAACCTGCCTCTCATTTGGTGCACTGCATGCTCGAAACAAAATTACTGTAAGTGCACCTGGCAGGAGTTGAACTTGCTATCTTCTGGTTATTAGAGTGCTATATGAACGAGGCAGCAATTACAATGTTAACATAACGTTTTCGCTAGTATTGTGTTTGTGATTGTTAAAGCGCCCCGTTAGCTCGGGTTCTCTAACTCTGACATACAGGAGAATCACTCATACACATGCCAAAGAATTCTTCTAATGTCATCCAGGCAATTAAACAGTGTTTTACACATATTAGTTTTTTTGACACAAAGCTAATGAAtgcgttttcttctttttttttgttatggtTCTAAACTACTCAACAACAATTTGAACTGATTTAGAGGTAAGTTACATAACTTGTTCCCGTCTGTTAAACAAATTGTACCAGTAAATACTGTACTTTTTAAATGTAAAGGAGAGAGACATCTTTCGGGTTCaaaaacattattattgtaTCTCACCAAGACCTTAGACTCAGGTCTTGCATTCTTTTTCAAGTGACTTGGTTCTAAGGACAGGCACGTAGCTTGAGATGGCAATAATCTTGAACAGTATGCCCTGTAAGTAGGAGACACTTTTTGAAACCGAAAGGTATCTTTTTCCTTTACTGCTGTGAGTTTGACGGATGCTCCATTACAGCATTTTGATTCTTCAAAAATTTCGACTTGAGTCTAGAAATGGATCCCCTGTCACATGGATAGAAGGTGAGATCTCAGCTCTATGCAAACCCCACTCGTCTCTACTTTCATCCAATTTCACTTACTAATTTTACATTTAAACTTGTGCCAATAAGGTAATTGTGGAAGTTAAGCATCCCTTGCTTCTCGAAGTTTATCAGCAGTGTCGTGTACAGATCTTCGATACTGTATTTGCTTTAGAGCGACTTCCTTATGACCtggaaaaagtgttcgcaatttgttttacggaccaatgtttggcaagattaaaacaaagcttctccttattcccacCAAGGAAACTTCTAAtgtgggcagtaaacagttcgtttacccaatcacattactgcgtttcaaatgacgtcaaagcgaaatgccgatccctttccagaaagttccatggagagataaCATTGTTTGTGTCCgtgttcgctaagccaatgaaaattcgcactcgtttgtttttgttagataagacaattaaatgttttgcatttttgtttgcgttctgtttttacgtttagagcgactttcgtgtGACCTTGAAGAAGTGTTCGCAGTTTGTTtcatggaccaatgtttggcaagattaaaacaaagcttctccatattcccgccaaggaaactcctaatatgggcagtaaacagtgcGATTGCCCTATCACATTACTGcgtttcaaatgacgtcaaagcgaaatgccgattcctttccagaaagttccatggagagataaCATTGTTTGTGTCCgtgttcgctaagccaatgaaaattcgcactcgtttgtttttgttcgataagccaattaaatgttttgcatttttgtttacgttctgtttttacgtttatttttcaaagtcATATAAAAGTCGCTCTGTTACGTTTTTGGCATCTGATTAACGACGAAGTTGTTCTCTCTACAGGTATTCAGCTGAAGGATCTCATTGCTTTGCACACTGCTGTCAAAGACATGATCGATGGAAACCTCATCAATGTACAAAAGATGGTCCGTTTGGCAACGATCGTTTCACCTCTACTGCGGGTGCACATTACCCAACCACCTGTGAATCCAAATATGGAACTCATTAAAATGTTACGAGTAAGTAAAATGATgcagtttacattttttgttccCGTTATTCATATGATTTAACATATGAGATTTGGAGTGACTACATGGGTTTCCAAGAAAGAAAGCCATCTTAATACAATGAAGTTTTTCTCTTTGATCACCTTGTGGccctcaaatcaaatcaagtatAGCATAGGGGACAATCCCAGCATTCAAACAGGCTCCTCCCTTAAAAATGGCGCGCAGCTAATCCCCCAAATTTCGAcagcgcgccattttcaacgaagaccctgcttgcaggctaggaCAATCCAAGTGTACGTAGAAAAACTCCTAGAGTAAAAAGTGGCCTGACTCAACCAAGATAATGTGTTattgttttctgttttggttTCTTCGTGTTTCTTAGGTAACACTTCAACCCAGGCTCACAGATGAAGAGTTATACGAACTCTCTCTCGCGCGGGAACCACGGAGTCACAGTCCATCTGTAAGATGTTTATCAATAAAccttttcaagtgaagctatgatcttcgcagttatgagcgcaatttttacaattgcgtagagaagcctgaaaaattcaggacttcaacggggtttcgtttcgcgaggtcacgggttcaaaccccgttgaagtcctggatttttcaggcttctctatacgcaattgtaaaaattgcgttcataactgcgaagatcatagcttcacttgatttcatatccgcagttcatatatgattcatttcatataccatttcatcattaataaaCCTTTTTCCTCTCtatgggcagccgtcaccgccaaaaatacaagcctagttaatggttaagaataaatcggaatggtttaattgtcctttgtagaacggtttatcagaatttgaaaagatgtatttaaaacacaaatggacaagtcacctttagtgaaatgaaacaaacaaacattaaatggtttagacaatttagaaactgtgtagatacccttggtgaatcgattcagtgaaaacacgagtggttaagtgttttatgaaatggatcagtcacCTTATTACGGTGGCTCATAAGGGACACATCGATTTTTCGTCGCAAGTTACTAACTCGCGATGACGtaacttgcgatcgca of the Montipora foliosa isolate CH-2021 chromosome 14, ASM3666993v2, whole genome shotgun sequence genome contains:
- the LOC137985385 gene encoding uncharacterized protein, which encodes MDKFLVKPKKKPCSITPQERAKQYPGKFRADDNLLFCSTCNVVVDHHRKSVLDNHLSAVSHIKRMNESSSKRAKQQTLKTSFKCKTPAHEEKVKVCHEWIRACAAANIPLNKSENPVMREFLLSRVVNGGAIPKGTQLRDHLLDVYELEKEELKQKIKEANVAIMVDELCDDNGRCVIDVMATILDFDELSPSNGNIAYLLDTHFVTETNNKTVSQAVVKTINDYGIDFDRVLIFNTDNATYMKKAFRETLSCLFSSCVHITCHSHIISLVAGDFKRHFSFVTEFAKCMRNLFFIPSGRKARFLKYMNDCAGDLQGKATMPPNPSTKSWSAWFDSAVYHAKHFNVYEDFITQEIQRCGRNAASASLLRLEEMYGDDTFMKMLHAQLRVVAYTGPTLMHLMDYFQQRIPHVTQSHNKMESLLCILHSNSSLSEDKLDFCFQGTSMSFTSDEKSDVAHTVR